In Pseudomonas sp. MTM4, one genomic interval encodes:
- a CDS encoding DUF2274 domain-containing protein: MSTTKLRLGPLPKTENIKLTFTCPASLKANLERYAALHSHTYGEEVDALTLIPHMLEVFMARDRVFRRTNTQSFTGN; encoded by the coding sequence ATGAGCACGACCAAACTGCGTCTCGGCCCACTGCCGAAAACCGAAAACATAAAGCTGACCTTCACCTGCCCCGCCAGCCTGAAGGCCAACCTCGAGCGCTACGCGGCATTGCATTCGCATACCTATGGCGAAGAGGTCGACGCCCTGACGCTCATCCCGCACATGCTGGAAGTATTCATGGCGAGGGATCGGGTTTTCAGGAGAACAAATACACAATCTTTCACCGGCAATTGA